In one window of Paracoccus saliphilus DNA:
- a CDS encoding mandelate racemase/muconate lactonizing enzyme family protein — protein MKIANIETIRLDIPFDDGGKGEGLTPGRWNNLEMLLVRIDTDAGLTGWGECFGYFCADAVEAFLHRSVIPLLKGADATDPAAISLELQRRLALFGRYGISIFALSGIDIALWDLRGKAEGKPLHILLGGAGQDGSVQAYASLVRYGDPDLAAKFTARAYAEGYRHIKLHEINRRDIAACNATRGDAELMVDVNCAWDQAEAIEMAHWLESLGTFWLEEPTFPPEDNGQLSRLKSAVPGLALSGGENLCTAWQFQLLIESGAIRYPQPSVTKLGGISEFLKVMKAAEDAGLGVMPHSPYFGPGYLATLQLCAVLGEGSLFEYLYVRPDAWLFDGMPVPDAGRIAVPDGPGLGFDPDPEVIARYRAA, from the coding sequence ATGAAGATTGCCAATATTGAGACTATCCGGCTCGACATTCCCTTTGACGATGGTGGTAAGGGCGAGGGCCTGACGCCCGGACGATGGAACAATCTCGAAATGCTGCTTGTTCGTATTGACACGGACGCCGGATTGACCGGATGGGGAGAATGCTTTGGTTATTTCTGTGCCGATGCCGTTGAAGCTTTTCTCCACCGATCGGTAATTCCGCTCCTGAAGGGGGCTGATGCGACGGATCCGGCGGCGATCTCCTTGGAACTGCAGCGGCGGCTGGCGCTGTTTGGCCGCTACGGCATTTCGATTTTCGCGCTTTCCGGGATCGATATCGCGCTGTGGGATTTGCGAGGCAAGGCCGAAGGAAAGCCGCTTCACATTCTGCTGGGCGGTGCCGGGCAAGATGGAAGTGTGCAGGCTTATGCAAGCCTCGTGCGTTATGGTGATCCCGATCTGGCGGCAAAGTTCACCGCGCGGGCTTATGCCGAGGGCTACAGGCACATCAAGCTGCACGAGATCAACCGCCGTGACATCGCAGCTTGCAATGCCACTCGCGGTGACGCCGAATTGATGGTCGATGTCAATTGCGCCTGGGATCAGGCAGAAGCAATCGAAATGGCACATTGGCTGGAGTCACTGGGCACGTTCTGGCTGGAAGAACCGACTTTTCCGCCTGAAGACAATGGGCAGTTGTCGCGACTGAAATCCGCCGTGCCAGGACTGGCGCTTTCCGGAGGCGAGAACCTGTGCACGGCCTGGCAATTCCAATTACTCATCGAGTCCGGTGCTATTCGTTATCCGCAGCCAAGCGTGACCAAGCTTGGTGGCATATCGGAATTTCTCAAGGTGATGAAAGCTGCGGAGGATGCCGGGCTTGGGGTAATGCCGCATTCGCCCTATTTCGGCCCCGGGTATTTGGCGACCTTGCAGCTATGCGCGGTACTCGGAGAAGGTAGCTTGTTTGAATATCTCTATGTCAGACCGGATGCATGGCTGTTTGACGGCATGCCAGTGCCTGATGCCGGGCGTATCGCCGTGCCTGATGGGCCGGGATTGGGGTTCGATCCGGATCCGGAAGTGATTGCACGGTATCGCGCGGCATGA
- a CDS encoding L-talarate/galactarate dehydratase, producing the protein MKDLTDGKRLLPVNPLNAGLPSGEATTDRISGIRLSLVYLPLHSAISDAKVLAGRQKPLTEIAFLFCEIKTEQGYEGIGYSYSKRAGGPGQYKHACEIADSAIGEDPNDIGRLWEKLVWAGASVGRSGLSTQAIAAFDIALWDLKARRAELPLAKLLGAHRDSVRCYNTSGGYLSMSIDEVKERITMALEQGIGAIKLKVGQPDPMIDLKRIAAVREHIGENVPLAIDANQQWDRTTALRFGRIAEQFNLTWIEEPLDAYDYEGHAALARDLATPIATGEMLTSVAEHYELIRHDSVDFIQPDAPRVGGITPFLKICALAEHKKLKLAPHYCMEIHLHLTAAYGSEPWVEHFEWSEAMFEDRLEVNEGRMIVPNRPGLGLTLSEQMRAWTSEHVVFGRF; encoded by the coding sequence ATGAAAGACCTGACCGACGGAAAGCGCCTGCTTCCAGTCAATCCTCTCAATGCCGGCCTTCCTTCGGGTGAGGCGACCACTGATCGCATCTCGGGGATACGATTATCTCTCGTCTATCTGCCTCTGCATTCGGCGATTTCGGACGCAAAGGTTCTCGCAGGTCGTCAGAAACCTTTGACCGAAATCGCATTCCTGTTCTGTGAGATAAAGACTGAACAAGGGTATGAAGGCATAGGCTATTCCTATTCCAAGCGAGCAGGCGGGCCCGGCCAGTACAAACATGCTTGCGAGATCGCGGACTCCGCTATTGGCGAAGATCCCAATGACATCGGGCGCCTCTGGGAGAAGCTCGTCTGGGCAGGGGCGTCAGTCGGCCGGTCTGGTCTGTCGACGCAGGCGATCGCAGCTTTCGATATCGCGCTATGGGATCTCAAGGCGCGTCGGGCCGAATTGCCGCTCGCCAAGCTGCTGGGCGCACATCGTGACTCTGTGCGCTGCTATAATACCTCAGGCGGATATCTCTCGATGTCTATCGATGAGGTAAAAGAGCGCATCACTATGGCGCTCGAACAGGGGATCGGCGCGATCAAGCTCAAGGTGGGGCAGCCCGATCCGATGATCGATTTGAAGCGCATTGCAGCGGTGCGTGAGCATATCGGCGAGAATGTCCCTCTTGCCATTGATGCAAACCAGCAATGGGACCGCACGACCGCGCTGCGCTTCGGTCGGATCGCAGAACAGTTCAACTTGACGTGGATTGAAGAACCTCTGGATGCCTATGATTACGAAGGCCACGCTGCTCTTGCGCGTGATCTTGCTACCCCGATAGCGACTGGCGAGATGCTGACCTCGGTGGCGGAGCATTACGAACTCATCCGGCACGACTCCGTCGATTTCATTCAACCGGATGCGCCGCGCGTCGGGGGAATCACCCCGTTTCTCAAGATCTGCGCCCTGGCGGAGCACAAGAAACTGAAACTCGCCCCGCATTACTGCATGGAGATTCACCTGCACCTGACGGCGGCATATGGTTCGGAACCCTGGGTCGAACATTTCGAATGGTCCGAGGCGATGTTCGAGGATCGGCTGGAGGTCAATGAGGGGAGGATGATCGTGCCGAACCGGCCCGGGCTTGGACTGACGCTGTCCGAGCAGATGCGAGCCTGGACGAGCGAACACGTCGTCTTCGGACGTTTCTGA
- a CDS encoding C4-dicarboxylate TRAP transporter substrate-binding protein: MFARILAAATLVVSAAAIAAPAMAQDYTMRIGSVQAESDPIIKGFNKFKELVETGTEGSVEVMVYPNGQLGNTQDLMDQAQAGANVAAFTDAMRLASFLPKFGIIGAPYVFADYDEADKFTSSDEFWSWADELKENSGFVTLAFNWYQGPRNLLTNTRIESRADVEGLRIRTPGAPVWVAAGRTLGGTPTPLDWAEIYSAMQLGAIDAVEAQPAGIVGSRFYEVADYLTRTEHIQLITGIVVGETWWDQLPSEHQDVIRNSAVEAGRYMSDLVIEQSKKDFATMEENGMTLSDIDLSEFKEVAAKEIEALDLTEAYENVRAVVDGD, translated from the coding sequence ATGTTTGCCAGAATTCTAGCTGCGGCGACGCTTGTCGTATCTGCCGCCGCCATTGCCGCGCCTGCTATGGCGCAGGACTATACGATGCGGATCGGGTCGGTGCAGGCCGAAAGCGATCCGATCATCAAAGGCTTCAACAAGTTCAAGGAGCTTGTCGAAACCGGCACAGAGGGCTCCGTCGAAGTCATGGTCTATCCAAATGGTCAGTTGGGGAATACCCAGGACCTGATGGACCAGGCTCAGGCGGGCGCGAATGTCGCGGCATTTACGGATGCGATGCGACTAGCATCGTTTCTGCCGAAATTCGGGATCATCGGTGCGCCCTATGTGTTCGCGGATTACGATGAGGCGGATAAATTCACGTCTTCCGACGAGTTCTGGTCCTGGGCCGACGAGTTGAAGGAAAATAGTGGCTTCGTGACTCTGGCTTTCAACTGGTATCAAGGGCCTCGCAATCTTCTGACCAACACGAGGATCGAAAGCCGGGCAGATGTCGAGGGGTTGCGGATTCGCACACCAGGTGCGCCGGTCTGGGTGGCTGCGGGCCGCACATTGGGCGGAACGCCTACACCGCTTGACTGGGCCGAGATTTATTCGGCGATGCAGCTTGGTGCGATCGATGCGGTCGAGGCTCAGCCTGCCGGTATCGTCGGTTCTCGCTTCTACGAGGTTGCCGACTATCTGACACGGACCGAGCATATCCAGCTCATCACCGGGATTGTCGTCGGCGAAACCTGGTGGGACCAGCTTCCGTCAGAGCATCAGGATGTCATCCGCAACTCTGCCGTGGAGGCCGGGCGCTACATGTCGGATCTCGTCATTGAGCAGAGCAAGAAAGATTTCGCGACCATGGAGGAGAACGGCATGACCCTTTCCGACATCGATCTGAGCGAGTTCAAGGAGGTTGCGGCCAAAGAAATCGAGGCGCTTGATCTGACAGAGGCATATGAGAACGTCCGTGCGGTCGTCGACGGCGACTGA
- a CDS encoding LysR substrate-binding domain-containing protein, with translation MAAELNFSRAARRLNMTQPPLSRQIRLLEEHLGSKLFDRTSQSVALTAAGRKFLPEAQALLRQVEDMEALVRENAQEPEGKVRLGFYGAACFRLLPSLMVEISRVYPRIEMELRELNATQQIDAFSFGELDIGLARPTVLASGLRAQIALREALLVALPKDHPLTTRTTLRPEDLHQQPFIAYGPGGPYLNSLQRSIFAQHGITPRITQSLAHAEAILSLVGVGLGIAIVSSHARHAPRDNLVFRPMTGFKIDEAITHKITRADMRKPAVKLISQLICDVGRRLELDERLPKVR, from the coding sequence TTGGCGGCCGAACTGAATTTCAGCCGCGCCGCCCGACGTCTAAACATGACGCAACCGCCATTGAGCCGGCAAATTCGCCTGCTGGAAGAACATCTTGGATCTAAGCTGTTTGACCGGACCAGCCAGTCGGTGGCTCTGACGGCGGCTGGAAGAAAATTCCTGCCGGAAGCTCAGGCACTTCTACGACAAGTAGAAGATATGGAAGCGCTGGTCCGCGAGAATGCACAGGAACCTGAAGGCAAAGTCCGTCTGGGCTTCTATGGGGCAGCATGTTTCAGGCTGTTGCCCAGCCTGATGGTCGAGATTTCACGTGTCTATCCCCGTATCGAAATGGAACTGCGGGAACTCAACGCGACTCAGCAAATCGATGCATTCTCTTTCGGCGAGCTGGATATCGGGCTGGCCCGACCGACTGTCCTGGCCAGTGGGCTTCGCGCACAGATCGCCTTGCGCGAGGCCCTTCTTGTCGCCTTGCCCAAGGATCATCCGCTCACGACCCGAACCACCTTGCGTCCCGAAGACCTACACCAGCAGCCTTTCATCGCCTATGGACCTGGGGGTCCTTACCTGAACTCGCTACAGCGCTCGATCTTCGCACAACACGGCATCACACCACGCATTACGCAATCGCTGGCGCATGCCGAGGCCATCCTTTCTCTGGTCGGTGTCGGCCTCGGCATTGCAATCGTTTCCAGCCATGCGCGGCATGCGCCAAGGGACAACCTTGTTTTCCGGCCCATGACCGGCTTCAAGATCGATGAGGCCATCACCCACAAAATCACCAGGGCCGATATGCGCAAGCCGGCGGTCAAGCTGATATCTCAATTGATCTGTGACGTTGGTAGGCGCCTGGAATTGGATGAAAGGTTACCCAAAGTTCGGTGA
- a CDS encoding tripartite tricarboxylate transporter TctB family protein, which translates to MTIIPNLFFVAVGSLILLQIAIAPAGRQLQAGDPGPWVLPAFLAVLMILLGVIQILRDLIRRRSSEALSTRSQDAIKSSQADMSDAGMTMLPAPNWRARIIFSSALLGYVALFTTLGFTLSTAAFLVIGISAFTGLRARALAVAAVVAIVASLCLGWLLAGVIGVSLPGVMLLL; encoded by the coding sequence ATGACTATAATTCCGAATTTGTTCTTCGTCGCTGTTGGTTCCTTGATCTTGCTGCAAATCGCGATTGCGCCCGCAGGTCGGCAGCTTCAGGCCGGAGACCCGGGGCCATGGGTTTTGCCGGCGTTTCTCGCCGTGTTGATGATATTACTGGGTGTAATCCAGATTTTGCGTGACCTGATCAGACGCCGGTCATCGGAAGCTCTGAGCACTCGCTCACAGGATGCGATCAAGAGTTCTCAGGCAGATATGTCCGACGCCGGGATGACCATGCTTCCCGCGCCAAACTGGCGTGCACGGATCATCTTCTCTAGCGCGCTGCTGGGATATGTGGCGTTGTTCACGACGCTCGGTTTCACGTTGAGCACGGCGGCATTCCTCGTGATTGGCATTTCCGCCTTTACCGGGCTGCGCGCCCGAGCGTTGGCCGTTGCCGCGGTAGTGGCGATCGTAGCCAGCCTTTGTCTCGGCTGGCTGTTGGCTGGTGTCATAGGCGTATCCTTGCCCGGCGTGATGCTTCTTTTGTGA
- a CDS encoding tripartite tricarboxylate transporter permease: MIALFFENLVALASPSTLAFMLGGLLFGLFFGALPGLSAAMAVAILLPLTFSLSPNVGMAMLVAAYLGGISGGLVSATLLRIPGTPSSIATTFDAYPLARSGQPVKALATGIIASAVGAILSLVVLVLCAPIIARFAIRIGAPEYATLTLAAMMLVVILSQANLAKGLMATAFGIALATIGFAPIGATPRFAFGSVDLMAGVSIIPFMVGLFAVSTVISALMEPSLKLPSRMTLGGRGIGVTIGEFLANGWNMVRSAVIGISIGVLPGIGGTASNLIAYAAARQQSKSPEKFGKGSLEGIYASETANNASVGGALLPLLTLGIPGDGVTAILIGGFTIHGLQPGPLLLSKEPSLVAMIYAAFLISTILLLAIQLVTIRIFPKVLGVPRDYLLPMLAVLMVTGTFVSDNRLFDVWLMLGFGVVGYLFERGGYPLGPMVLGFVLSPILETNFRRALSYSEGDWSTFVTSPISALFLTLAAVLLLAGLRSAFRRSRQPTLAE, translated from the coding sequence ATGATAGCCTTGTTCTTCGAGAATCTCGTTGCGCTTGCATCCCCCTCGACCCTTGCCTTCATGCTCGGAGGCCTGCTTTTCGGCTTGTTTTTTGGCGCCTTGCCGGGACTGTCAGCCGCCATGGCAGTGGCCATTCTGCTGCCGCTGACTTTCTCCCTCTCTCCGAATGTGGGGATGGCAATGCTGGTGGCAGCATATCTTGGCGGCATATCCGGTGGGCTGGTTTCTGCGACGCTATTGCGCATTCCGGGCACGCCATCGTCGATTGCAACTACTTTCGATGCCTATCCGCTTGCGCGATCCGGTCAACCAGTGAAGGCCTTGGCCACGGGCATCATCGCTTCGGCTGTCGGCGCCATTCTGTCGCTTGTCGTCCTGGTTCTGTGTGCGCCGATTATCGCCCGGTTCGCCATCAGGATCGGGGCACCAGAATATGCGACACTAACCTTGGCGGCAATGATGCTTGTGGTGATTCTGTCGCAGGCAAATCTGGCAAAGGGCCTGATGGCGACGGCTTTCGGGATTGCACTTGCCACAATCGGCTTCGCGCCCATCGGGGCCACGCCGCGCTTCGCATTCGGTTCAGTCGACCTGATGGCCGGCGTTTCAATCATCCCTTTCATGGTCGGACTGTTCGCAGTGTCCACGGTAATTTCCGCGCTGATGGAGCCATCCCTGAAATTACCCTCCAGGATGACGCTTGGAGGAAGGGGCATCGGGGTGACGATAGGCGAATTTCTGGCGAACGGCTGGAACATGGTGCGTTCGGCCGTCATCGGCATTTCGATCGGTGTGTTGCCCGGGATTGGGGGGACCGCTTCGAACTTGATCGCCTATGCCGCCGCGCGTCAGCAATCGAAAAGTCCCGAGAAATTCGGCAAAGGCTCACTAGAGGGGATTTACGCTTCTGAAACCGCCAATAATGCCTCGGTCGGTGGCGCGCTTTTACCCTTGCTGACACTGGGCATTCCCGGCGACGGAGTGACAGCAATTCTCATCGGCGGCTTCACCATCCATGGCTTGCAACCTGGGCCACTGCTTCTCAGCAAGGAGCCGAGCTTGGTGGCAATGATCTACGCGGCTTTCTTGATCAGCACCATATTGTTGCTGGCTATCCAGCTTGTCACGATCCGCATTTTTCCCAAGGTGCTGGGTGTTCCTCGCGACTACCTGTTACCCATGCTCGCGGTATTGATGGTGACGGGAACCTTCGTGTCTGACAATCGCCTCTTCGACGTGTGGTTGATGCTGGGCTTTGGTGTGGTTGGATACCTTTTCGAACGGGGCGGTTATCCACTCGGTCCGATGGTGCTGGGCTTCGTACTGTCACCGATCCTCGAGACCAATTTCCGCCGCGCACTCAGTTATTCCGAAGGTGATTGGTCCACCTTCGTAACCAGCCCGATCTCTGCGCTATTCCTCACACTGGCCGCCGTTCTCCTTTTGGCCGGATTGCGAAGTGCTTTCCGACGAAGCAGGCAGCCCACATTGGCCGAGTAG
- a CDS encoding TRAP transporter small permease — protein sequence MSLYSSLRWAEAVVAALVLTGVVALVSWATVTRYLGHPNIWVLEVTQVLFAWTCLLAASIAFRRSSHFSVSLLEELLPPKLRGLLRLLQQIVMLVLLVVLGWVGLDFVEVAHRRPLPLTGIRFSWVAVTIPVACMLMGITCIENIVRELRTPIETGSDEETS from the coding sequence ATGTCGCTCTATTCCTCGCTGCGTTGGGCTGAAGCTGTTGTCGCCGCACTTGTGTTGACTGGAGTTGTCGCGCTTGTTTCCTGGGCGACCGTCACCCGCTATCTGGGGCATCCGAATATCTGGGTGCTTGAGGTGACGCAGGTGCTGTTTGCCTGGACCTGCTTGCTCGCGGCGTCGATAGCCTTCCGGAGGTCCAGCCATTTCAGTGTCTCTTTACTGGAAGAACTTCTGCCACCGAAACTGCGCGGGCTCCTTCGGTTGCTCCAGCAGATCGTGATGCTGGTGTTGCTCGTGGTCCTTGGCTGGGTTGGTCTCGATTTCGTCGAGGTGGCGCATCGTCGTCCCTTGCCATTGACCGGAATCCGGTTCTCCTGGGTCGCCGTCACGATACCCGTAGCCTGCATGCTGATGGGGATCACCTGTATCGAGAATATCGTCCGCGAACTTCGCACACCAATCGAAACCGGTTCCGATGAGGAGACTTCCTGA
- a CDS encoding SDR family NAD(P)-dependent oxidoreductase has product MKVWFITGMSRGLGLSLAKAALGSGDKVVGTVRSNPPNLSAEADRLCILRADMSDPENAVRVVHDAFAAFGRLDVIVNNAGYGLLGAAETSTDAEMQHLFEVDVFAPIRITRTALAYMRRQGSGHVVNITSIAGRAPGPAIALYAAAKHALEGFSVSLAQEVAPLGIKVTAVAPGQFRTDFLDETSARLGNSGQDAYAETVGAALAGLRQVNHNQLGDPDRAAQVILDAIRSEDPPLHLLLGSDALRRAREKLDDLVREMAGWEARTVSTDHTAPE; this is encoded by the coding sequence ATGAAAGTCTGGTTCATCACAGGAATGTCGCGAGGTCTGGGTCTTTCTCTGGCCAAGGCTGCGCTCGGTAGCGGCGACAAAGTCGTCGGCACCGTGCGAAGCAACCCACCCAATCTCTCCGCCGAAGCGGATCGCCTGTGCATCCTCAGGGCGGACATGTCCGATCCAGAGAACGCTGTTCGCGTGGTGCACGACGCGTTCGCGGCCTTTGGCCGGCTTGATGTCATCGTCAACAATGCCGGATACGGGCTGCTTGGTGCGGCCGAGACATCGACCGATGCCGAGATGCAGCACCTATTTGAGGTGGATGTTTTCGCACCCATCCGGATCACCCGCACAGCCCTGGCCTATATGCGCAGGCAGGGATCCGGCCATGTCGTCAATATCACCTCGATCGCAGGCCGCGCTCCGGGTCCGGCGATCGCACTTTACGCTGCCGCCAAGCACGCACTTGAAGGGTTCTCGGTCTCCCTTGCCCAAGAAGTTGCGCCGCTTGGCATCAAGGTAACAGCTGTCGCCCCTGGCCAGTTTCGCACCGATTTCCTGGACGAAACTTCCGCACGTCTGGGTAACAGCGGGCAGGACGCATATGCCGAGACCGTCGGTGCTGCCTTAGCAGGGCTTCGACAGGTAAACCACAACCAGTTGGGTGACCCGGACCGCGCAGCGCAGGTTATTCTCGATGCAATCCGATCCGAAGATCCGCCACTTCATCTGTTGCTGGGATCAGACGCCTTGCGGCGCGCGCGAGAGAAGTTGGACGATCTTGTCCGGGAGATGGCAGGCTGGGAAGCAAGGACGGTCAGCACGGACCACACCGCGCCGGAATGA
- a CDS encoding NAD-dependent epimerase/dehydratase family protein, which produces MKRKLLVTGAAGIVGTGICPLLAEDFDLRLSMRRATESTPEGAEVVIGDIADPEIVARAVEGCHGVLHLAAVHGTEIGFEETLDVNYRGVVALMEKAVAAGVCHVIFASSNHGWGMWPRDAAPLADTAPPRPDGWYGVSKIFGESVMAYYADTRGIATTSLRIGNCGSSVEDERRRHMWMSFRDMADVIRLALRRETPGHRAVFATADCKAPFFDNAGLRELGFETRDRPDDHLHTPQVASEQQAPGMAGAAIGGAYAEANFCADRKAWEKS; this is translated from the coding sequence GTGAAACGGAAACTTCTTGTGACCGGCGCGGCGGGTATCGTGGGAACCGGGATCTGCCCTCTGCTCGCCGAGGACTTCGATTTGCGCCTTTCGATGCGGCGTGCCACGGAATCCACCCCTGAAGGGGCCGAGGTCGTGATCGGTGATATCGCTGATCCAGAGATTGTCGCTCGTGCTGTCGAGGGGTGTCATGGAGTGCTGCATCTGGCGGCTGTGCATGGCACAGAAATCGGCTTCGAGGAGACTCTGGATGTAAACTATCGCGGTGTCGTTGCGCTGATGGAAAAAGCGGTGGCAGCAGGTGTGTGCCACGTGATCTTTGCCAGTTCCAATCACGGGTGGGGTATGTGGCCGCGTGATGCCGCACCTCTGGCCGATACCGCTCCTCCGCGGCCCGATGGTTGGTATGGCGTGTCAAAAATATTCGGCGAATCCGTAATGGCATATTATGCCGACACGCGGGGCATCGCGACGACGAGCCTGCGCATAGGCAATTGTGGTTCATCGGTCGAGGATGAGCGCAGGCGTCACATGTGGATGAGTTTCCGGGACATGGCCGACGTGATCCGTCTGGCGTTGCGGCGCGAGACGCCCGGACATCGCGCAGTCTTCGCGACGGCGGATTGCAAAGCACCATTTTTCGACAATGCTGGACTTCGTGAGCTTGGTTTCGAGACGAGGGATCGGCCAGACGACCACCTGCACACCCCACAGGTGGCATCGGAGCAGCAGGCACCCGGAATGGCCGGCGCGGCGATCGGAGGTGCCTATGCAGAGGCGAATTTTTGCGCCGACCGAAAGGCCTGGGAAAAATCATGA
- a CDS encoding TRAP transporter large permease encodes MLLLGILLFVLAVVIGLPISFALLLASAPTFLTGDYLPTSIAVQKMVQVTQSYPLMAIPFFVLAGNIMTESGIARRLVDFSRVLVGWMVGGLAQVSIILSLLMGGIAGSAVADTAMQSRLLGGPMIAKGYSKGFTAGVIAYSSIITATIPPSIGLIVFGFIANVSVGKLLLAGIIPGLILTVALMGYTYLAARKMGYGAEDVELPTWGDVYRSGKAAFWALMFPIILLVGFRFGFFTATEAGAFVIVYALVIGAFVYRDLKWSNLWSALQQSLSDIGMIMLIIIMAAVLGHVIVLEQAPTRLASALAVLSDDPTVTLLLILGFLVVAGMIMEATVNVLLLTPLFLPILQAQGHDPIHFGVLMVTIITMGGNTPPIGVGMFTVCGMLKVSIKDYIKGSTPFLLVMLSAFLFMALVPNVVTWLPNQMMGK; translated from the coding sequence ATGCTGTTACTTGGCATTCTGCTGTTCGTTCTGGCGGTGGTCATCGGGTTGCCGATCAGCTTTGCTCTCTTGCTGGCCAGTGCACCGACCTTTTTGACCGGGGACTATCTACCGACCTCCATCGCGGTCCAGAAGATGGTGCAGGTCACTCAATCCTATCCGCTGATGGCGATTCCATTCTTTGTGCTTGCCGGAAACATCATGACTGAGTCGGGCATTGCCAGACGGCTCGTCGATTTCTCGCGGGTGCTGGTCGGGTGGATGGTCGGCGGTCTGGCGCAGGTTTCGATCATTCTCAGCCTGCTGATGGGAGGAATCGCCGGGTCGGCCGTTGCCGATACCGCAATGCAGTCGCGACTTTTGGGCGGCCCGATGATCGCCAAAGGGTATAGCAAAGGTTTCACTGCGGGCGTTATCGCTTACTCCTCCATTATTACCGCGACAATTCCGCCCTCAATCGGTCTCATCGTTTTCGGCTTCATTGCCAATGTCTCGGTGGGCAAGTTGTTGCTGGCGGGGATCATTCCGGGCCTGATTCTGACCGTTGCGCTGATGGGATATACGTATCTGGCGGCGCGAAAGATGGGGTACGGTGCCGAAGATGTCGAATTACCGACATGGGGCGATGTCTACCGCTCGGGCAAGGCGGCATTCTGGGCGCTGATGTTTCCGATCATCCTGCTGGTCGGGTTCCGTTTCGGCTTCTTCACGGCGACGGAAGCAGGAGCCTTCGTGATAGTCTATGCGTTGGTTATTGGCGCTTTCGTCTATCGCGATCTCAAGTGGAGCAATCTCTGGTCGGCCCTGCAGCAATCGTTGAGCGATATCGGGATGATCATGCTGATCATCATCATGGCCGCGGTGCTCGGGCATGTGATCGTTCTGGAACAAGCTCCCACCCGTCTGGCAAGTGCTCTCGCAGTGCTCAGCGACGATCCGACCGTCACGCTGCTGCTGATTCTTGGTTTTCTGGTGGTTGCAGGAATGATCATGGAGGCCACGGTGAACGTGCTGTTGCTGACTCCGCTATTCTTGCCCATCCTTCAGGCGCAGGGGCATGATCCAATCCATTTCGGAGTCCTGATGGTGACCATCATCACCATGGGGGGCAACACTCCTCCAATTGGAGTGGGAATGTTTACCGTCTGCGGGATGCTGAAGGTCTCGATCAAGGATTACATCAAGGGTAGCACGCCGTTCCTGCTGGTCATGCTGTCTGCGTTTCTGTTCATGGCGCTCGTCCCGAATGTCGTGACATGGCTGCCCAATCAAATGATGGGGAAATAA
- a CDS encoding tripartite tricarboxylate transporter substrate binding protein codes for MSVMGCLRAGGLVLAAISITAGVTTVEAQQIDYPVDTVRIVVPANPGGGTDTDARLFAEYLGKYTGAKVAVVNQFAGGGVVAAQTVASGKPDGSELLLYHTSVHVANLTGTWPFGHEDFTALATIAQFDDVIVARVDAPYDTLSGLIKYAKDHPGEVTFGSQLGGTTEIKGMAIAVASEDTLRVVDAGSESDRTTALLGEQVDAIPMGVNNAQQYVEAGQLKVLAVLNETANPFAPEWPTASSQGVDLSFPLVFAVYGPPDLDQAAIVAIDQVIARMKEDPDAEKDFMRAKQVLSLRDSKEIGPFLEKEHDFVSSFIE; via the coding sequence ATGAGTGTCATGGGTTGCCTACGGGCCGGAGGCCTTGTGCTCGCGGCGATAAGTATCACTGCTGGTGTAACGACAGTGGAAGCGCAGCAGATCGATTATCCGGTCGATACTGTGCGTATTGTCGTTCCCGCCAATCCCGGAGGAGGAACGGATACGGATGCGCGCCTCTTTGCCGAATATCTCGGCAAATACACCGGTGCGAAGGTAGCCGTCGTGAACCAGTTCGCCGGGGGTGGCGTGGTTGCTGCGCAGACCGTTGCCAGCGGCAAACCCGATGGAAGTGAACTGCTTCTATATCACACCTCCGTTCATGTCGCGAACCTGACCGGAACCTGGCCCTTTGGCCACGAGGATTTCACCGCGCTCGCAACGATTGCCCAGTTTGACGACGTGATCGTCGCGCGGGTCGACGCGCCTTATGATACGCTGTCCGGCTTGATCAAGTATGCCAAGGACCATCCTGGAGAGGTGACTTTCGGATCGCAACTTGGTGGTACGACTGAGATCAAAGGCATGGCCATAGCAGTTGCGTCTGAGGATACCCTGCGTGTCGTGGATGCCGGATCGGAGTCCGATCGGACCACCGCACTTCTGGGTGAACAAGTCGATGCAATCCCGATGGGTGTCAACAATGCTCAGCAATATGTCGAAGCCGGACAATTGAAGGTGCTGGCTGTTTTGAACGAAACGGCAAACCCGTTTGCACCGGAATGGCCGACAGCATCATCGCAAGGCGTCGATTTGTCATTTCCTCTGGTGTTTGCCGTATATGGCCCGCCTGATCTCGATCAAGCGGCTATCGTCGCGATCGACCAGGTGATCGCTCGTATGAAGGAAGATCCTGATGCCGAAAAGGACTTCATGAGGGCAAAGCAGGTTTTAAGCCTTCGCGATAGCAAGGAGATCGGCCCCTTCCTTGAGAAAGAGCACGATTTCGTAAGTTCCTTCATCGAATGA